In a single window of the Agromyces sp. H17E-10 genome:
- a CDS encoding ABC transporter permease, which yields MSKKFGAGAALAIPAWAWLLVFFVAPVAMVIWFSFGYKPGIFGTHANDVLSFDRYAEAMSPTFFATFQNTLWVGVAGTLLCLVVGLPVAYWMAVKASPARRGLLVALVMVPFWTNFLVRTIGWQVILAPEGWLSTSLQQLGLIGGPLDILYTRGAVLLGVVYNYLPLMILPLYVAFDRVGGPLREASKDLGAGKWTTFFRITLPLARPGVVAGVLLVFIPLMGDYITATVLGGAKGNMVGQLVASQFQTAQNWALGSAMAVLLILVIMLTVAVGALVVWLVTLPFRARNRLVIGDAAEIEVPHPVTRAVAALRAEPAIEEVSA from the coding sequence GTGAGTAAGAAGTTCGGAGCCGGCGCCGCGCTTGCGATCCCCGCGTGGGCCTGGCTGCTGGTCTTCTTCGTCGCGCCGGTCGCGATGGTGATCTGGTTCAGCTTCGGCTACAAGCCCGGCATTTTCGGCACGCACGCGAACGACGTGCTGTCGTTCGACCGCTACGCCGAGGCGATGTCGCCGACGTTCTTCGCCACCTTCCAGAACACGCTGTGGGTCGGAGTCGCGGGAACCCTGCTGTGCCTCGTCGTCGGCCTCCCGGTCGCCTACTGGATGGCCGTCAAGGCATCGCCCGCCCGACGTGGCCTGCTCGTCGCGCTCGTGATGGTGCCGTTCTGGACGAACTTCCTCGTGCGCACGATCGGCTGGCAGGTCATCCTCGCCCCCGAGGGCTGGCTGTCGACGAGCCTGCAGCAGCTCGGCCTCATCGGCGGGCCGCTCGACATCCTGTACACGCGCGGCGCCGTGCTGCTGGGCGTCGTCTACAACTACCTGCCGCTCATGATCCTGCCGCTGTACGTCGCGTTCGACCGCGTCGGCGGGCCGCTCCGCGAGGCGTCGAAGGACCTCGGGGCCGGCAAGTGGACGACGTTCTTCCGCATCACCCTGCCGCTCGCCCGGCCCGGGGTCGTTGCGGGCGTGCTGCTCGTGTTCATCCCGCTCATGGGCGACTACATCACCGCGACCGTGCTCGGCGGCGCGAAGGGCAACATGGTCGGCCAGCTCGTCGCGAGCCAGTTCCAGACCGCGCAGAACTGGGCCCTGGGCTCCGCGATGGCGGTGCTGCTCATCCTCGTGATCATGCTCACGGTCGCCGTCGGCGCGCTCGTCGTGTGGCTCGTCACGCTGCCCTTCCGCGCCCGCAACCGGCTCGTGATCGGCGACGCGGCAGAGATTGAAGTCCCGCACCCCGTAACCAGGGCCGTCGCAGCGCTCCGCGCCGAACCAGCGATCGAGGAGGTCTCAGCATGA
- a CDS encoding PucR family transcriptional regulator, translating into MPSTFTIADLVSDPTLDTRVLSGAEGADRTVLWAHSCEMANPDKWLGPHELLMTIGLCIPKGAQRQRDFIARLDDAGLAGIAVGDDGLAPRLTKAMLAEAAARRFPVLTTGPHTPFAAIGRTVAAANAERQTMGVLRLAKLYQVAGLRHHDQRRSADDLGEILGVRLTVVDDATGCVLIGRGLLGPAGSRAYALRTHRPTHLLIDADAPLDSLTLVHLAQILAVDATVAAQQAMARIDAGVAALERALEGRQDSRAELRRLWASDSGAFRAIATTCAIPLRLQMALAIAGLSTAAIDTDGRILIIAPAHEIDGVRRIVEELCPESGVSAEHRDLGDVSGAIAEATAEHAEVWGRGSHWREFRGERVSLVSRSRSEAAQIVATVLGPLSGDEPRYVALRETLFEFLENDLHWNRTAAALGMHRQGLVYRLNQVEAITGRSVRRTKDLSELWLARTAWRQFRQAGVQEPEHSAPNRAV; encoded by the coding sequence ATGCCGTCGACTTTCACGATCGCCGACCTGGTCAGCGATCCGACGCTGGACACGCGAGTGCTGAGCGGTGCCGAAGGTGCCGATCGCACTGTGTTGTGGGCGCATTCCTGCGAGATGGCGAATCCGGACAAGTGGCTCGGACCGCACGAGCTGCTGATGACGATCGGCCTCTGCATCCCGAAGGGTGCCCAGCGCCAGCGTGACTTCATCGCCCGGCTCGACGACGCGGGGCTCGCCGGCATCGCGGTCGGCGATGACGGGCTCGCCCCGCGCCTCACGAAGGCGATGCTCGCCGAAGCCGCCGCCCGACGTTTCCCCGTCCTCACGACCGGACCGCACACCCCATTCGCAGCGATCGGGCGAACCGTCGCGGCCGCAAACGCGGAGCGGCAGACCATGGGGGTTCTCAGACTCGCCAAGCTCTACCAGGTCGCAGGCCTGCGGCACCACGACCAGCGACGCTCCGCGGACGATCTCGGCGAGATACTCGGCGTTCGTCTCACGGTCGTCGACGATGCGACCGGCTGCGTGCTCATCGGCCGCGGTCTCCTCGGCCCTGCCGGCTCGCGGGCCTATGCACTGCGCACGCATCGCCCGACGCATCTCTTGATCGATGCCGACGCACCGCTTGACAGCCTCACCCTGGTTCATCTTGCGCAGATCCTCGCGGTCGACGCGACTGTGGCTGCGCAGCAGGCGATGGCGCGAATCGACGCCGGCGTCGCAGCGCTCGAGCGGGCTCTGGAAGGACGACAGGACTCCCGCGCCGAGCTCCGGCGCCTCTGGGCGAGCGACTCCGGCGCATTCCGTGCGATCGCGACTACCTGCGCGATACCACTGCGACTGCAGATGGCTCTGGCGATCGCAGGCCTCTCGACCGCGGCGATCGATACCGATGGACGGATCCTCATCATCGCCCCGGCGCACGAGATTGATGGAGTGCGAAGGATCGTGGAGGAGCTCTGCCCCGAGTCGGGTGTATCAGCCGAACATCGCGATCTCGGAGACGTATCCGGAGCCATCGCGGAGGCCACGGCGGAACACGCGGAGGTGTGGGGCCGAGGCTCACACTGGCGCGAGTTCCGCGGTGAGCGAGTCTCCCTCGTCTCCCGCTCACGATCCGAAGCCGCCCAGATCGTGGCGACCGTCCTCGGGCCACTATCGGGAGACGAACCACGTTACGTCGCCCTGCGCGAGACACTGTTCGAGTTCCTCGAGAACGACCTCCACTGGAACCGTACTGCCGCTGCCCTCGGCATGCATCGGCAGGGGCTCGTCTACCGTCTGAATCAGGTCGAGGCGATCACCGGGCGGAGCGTTCGCCGAACGAAGGATCTCTCCGAACTCTGGCTCGCCCGTACGGCCTGGCGCCAATTCCGGCAGGCTGGAGTCCAAGAGCCCGAACATTCCGCGCCGAATCGGGCAGTGTGA
- a CDS encoding ABC transporter ATP-binding protein produces the protein MTSAATIESTPTTPTGGEAPGMVVVDAVTKRYGTSTAVDGMSLTIEAGEFISLLGPSGCGKTTTLRMIAGFEQPDVGDIRVSGRSVLGVPPYRRDVNTVFQAYALFPHMSVAENVAYGLQQRRTLKSEVRDRVVEALDLVQMRRFADRKPTQLSGGQQQRIALARALVNRPSVLLLDEPLGALDRQLREEMQLELKLLQSRLGITFVFVTHDQGEALSMSDRIAIMRDGRIEQLADADTVYARPASAYVAAFVGQQNFFGGEVAEGGAAVASTYALVRGATAELAGLANGQAAVRPEFVEIAAARPDASSEVNLARGTLLGVSHLGETMQYLVRLGDDQSLIVRRPTPEAPNLTVGDPVECSWRAESVLLFPADDAASAGGYVAPPTA, from the coding sequence ATGACCAGCGCAGCCACGATCGAGTCCACACCGACCACTCCCACCGGCGGTGAGGCACCGGGCATGGTCGTCGTCGACGCTGTCACGAAGCGGTACGGCACCTCCACCGCTGTCGACGGGATGTCGCTCACGATCGAGGCGGGCGAGTTCATCTCGCTGCTCGGGCCGTCGGGGTGCGGCAAGACCACGACGCTGCGCATGATCGCCGGCTTCGAGCAGCCCGACGTCGGCGACATTCGCGTCTCGGGTCGCTCGGTGCTCGGTGTGCCGCCCTACCGCCGCGACGTGAACACGGTGTTCCAGGCGTACGCGCTGTTCCCGCACATGTCGGTCGCGGAGAACGTCGCCTACGGCCTCCAGCAGCGCCGCACCCTCAAGTCCGAGGTGCGCGACCGTGTCGTCGAGGCGCTCGACCTCGTGCAGATGCGCCGCTTCGCCGACCGCAAGCCGACCCAGCTCTCGGGTGGCCAGCAGCAGCGCATCGCGCTCGCCCGTGCCCTCGTGAACCGCCCCTCGGTGCTGCTCCTCGACGAGCCCCTCGGCGCGCTCGACCGGCAGCTGCGCGAGGAGATGCAGCTCGAGCTCAAGCTCCTGCAGTCGCGGCTCGGCATCACGTTCGTGTTCGTCACCCACGACCAGGGCGAGGCGCTCTCGATGAGCGACCGCATCGCGATCATGCGCGACGGCCGCATCGAGCAGCTGGCCGATGCCGACACCGTCTACGCCCGGCCCGCCTCGGCGTACGTCGCCGCGTTCGTCGGCCAGCAGAACTTCTTCGGCGGCGAGGTCGCCGAGGGCGGTGCCGCCGTCGCGTCGACGTACGCGCTCGTGCGCGGTGCGACGGCCGAGCTCGCCGGGCTCGCGAACGGCCAGGCCGCGGTGCGGCCCGAGTTCGTCGAGATCGCCGCGGCACGGCCGGATGCCTCGAGCGAGGTCAACCTCGCACGCGGCACGCTGCTCGGGGTCTCGCACCTCGGCGAGACGATGCAGTACCTGGTGCGGCTCGGCGACGACCAGAGCCTCATCGTGCGCCGCCCCACCCCCGAGGCGCCGAACCTCACCGTCGGAGATCCCGTCGAGTGCTCGTGGCGCGCCGAGAGCGTGCTGCTGTTCCCCGCCGACGATGCGGCGAGCGCGGGCGGCTACGTCGCCCCGCCGACCGCCTGA
- a CDS encoding polyamine ABC transporter substrate-binding protein → MTDSIPTVRILAHESAAKIIGHELNRRRFLSFAAAAGATGFLAACSTGGGTQGAPVATGGPLESELSIYTWGDYDDPDVLEAFTAEFGPKITLSSVSSNEEMISKLVAAKGTGGFDIVVPTGIYIPQMVENGLLQKLNHDLIPNLEHMDPAFIGRAWDPENEYTICKDWGTTGFVYDKTVITRELKDWNDFLDAAQNEASGKTSLLDDPASQTGLYFWANGIDWTTTDPAELDAAEEYLVNTLAPHVSAFDSYPGGAAIPQATQALLQAWNGDARIGILESSDPDRWQWVLGSPTTEIWMDNWAIPTGAPNPEAAHAFINYVLDPENSLAELDYVGYHTGVAGIEEAARAAELPRLDLVFLTPEQIETMSEGEVTEAQARIVDIWNKTKAAAGE, encoded by the coding sequence ATGACTGACTCGATCCCCACCGTCCGCATCCTCGCGCACGAGAGCGCCGCGAAGATCATCGGCCACGAGCTCAACCGCCGCCGGTTCCTGAGCTTCGCCGCGGCCGCCGGCGCGACGGGCTTCCTCGCGGCCTGCTCGACGGGCGGCGGCACCCAGGGCGCGCCGGTCGCCACGGGCGGCCCGCTCGAGAGCGAGCTGTCCATCTACACGTGGGGCGACTACGACGACCCCGACGTGCTCGAGGCGTTCACGGCGGAGTTCGGCCCGAAGATCACGCTGTCGTCGGTCAGCTCGAACGAGGAGATGATCTCGAAGCTCGTCGCAGCCAAGGGCACCGGCGGCTTCGACATCGTGGTTCCGACCGGCATCTACATTCCGCAGATGGTCGAGAACGGCCTGCTGCAGAAGCTCAACCATGACCTGATCCCGAACCTCGAGCACATGGACCCAGCGTTCATCGGCCGCGCGTGGGACCCCGAGAACGAGTACACCATCTGCAAGGACTGGGGCACGACCGGATTCGTCTACGACAAGACCGTCATCACGCGTGAGCTCAAGGACTGGAACGACTTCCTCGACGCCGCGCAGAACGAGGCGAGCGGCAAGACCTCGCTCCTCGACGACCCGGCCTCGCAGACCGGTCTCTACTTCTGGGCGAACGGCATCGACTGGACCACGACCGACCCGGCCGAGCTCGACGCCGCCGAGGAGTACCTCGTGAACACGCTCGCTCCGCACGTGTCGGCGTTCGACTCCTATCCGGGCGGCGCGGCCATCCCGCAGGCGACCCAGGCGCTGCTGCAGGCGTGGAACGGCGACGCCCGCATAGGCATCCTCGAATCGAGCGACCCCGACCGCTGGCAGTGGGTGCTCGGCTCGCCCACCACGGAGATCTGGATGGACAACTGGGCCATCCCGACGGGCGCCCCGAACCCCGAGGCCGCGCACGCCTTCATCAACTACGTGCTCGACCCCGAAAATTCGCTCGCCGAGCTCGACTACGTCGGTTACCACACGGGCGTCGCCGGTATCGAGGAGGCCGCTCGAGCGGCCGAACTGCCGAGGCTCGACCTCGTGTTCCTCACGCCCGAGCAGATCGAGACGATGAGCGAGGGCGAAGTCACCGAGGCGCAGGCCCGCATCGTGGACATCTGGAACAAGACAAAGGCGGCCGCGGGTGAGTAA
- a CDS encoding ABC transporter ATP-binding protein, translating to MTADATRTKAPLIRAVDVHKTYGRGQTGFEALKGVGFEIQEGESIAILGKSGSGKSTLMHTLALLDAPTSGTIELAGVDTRTLKGQRLNRTRNKTFGFVFQQFFLVPNSSVLDNVTLPLKIAGVGAAERRRLGLAVLDELGLADKAKNKAVNLSGGQKQRVVIARALVNNPRIIFADEPTGNLDSKTGAVVEDILFDLNREHGITLIVVTHDDDLAARCDRRLRITDGQLIDDTVDAAA from the coding sequence ATGACCGCCGACGCAACGCGCACGAAGGCCCCACTGATCCGGGCCGTCGACGTGCACAAGACGTACGGGCGAGGACAGACCGGGTTCGAGGCCTTGAAGGGGGTCGGCTTCGAGATCCAGGAGGGTGAATCCATTGCGATCCTCGGCAAGAGCGGCTCTGGCAAGTCCACCCTCATGCACACGCTCGCCCTGCTCGACGCACCGACCTCCGGCACGATCGAGCTGGCGGGCGTCGACACCCGAACCCTGAAGGGTCAGCGTCTGAACCGCACCCGGAACAAGACGTTCGGATTCGTCTTCCAGCAGTTCTTCCTCGTGCCGAACAGCTCGGTGCTCGACAACGTCACCCTCCCGCTCAAGATCGCCGGGGTCGGCGCAGCCGAACGCCGACGGCTCGGCCTTGCCGTCTTGGATGAACTCGGCTTGGCCGACAAGGCCAAGAACAAAGCGGTGAATCTCTCCGGCGGCCAGAAGCAGCGCGTCGTCATCGCCCGTGCTCTCGTCAACAACCCGCGGATCATCTTCGCCGACGAACCGACGGGCAACCTCGACTCAAAGACCGGCGCGGTGGTCGAGGACATCTTGTTCGACCTCAACCGCGAGCACGGCATCACCCTCATCGTCGTCACCCACGATGACGACCTCGCCGCGCGCTGCGACCGCCGCCTCCGAATCACCGACGGGCAGTTGATCGACGACACCGTGGACGCCGCCGCATGA
- a CDS encoding sensor histidine kinase codes for MVSSSDEMHDPSDPRPRLPVWVGDVIAGALVVAATFAPVPGEPYAMPSLVTLTATGIAALVLPLRRRWPVPVLAACIALYGVVALDGVLSSGVGLAVAIAMFGVTNRSSRRSGLIVMACALAAVVLVSIPATIGSPFEPRVFQVAFLVAAAAAAGDATRSRRQYIRAITERAERAERTREAEAQRRVSEERLKIARDLHDAVAHQIAVISLNAGVASTTIESKPERAKAALSTIRSAARTVLGEIGDLLAVLRTEDDRKTGTAPQPSLARVDELVGQFAAVGLDVNVRIEGDLSRVAGTVDSVGYRVVQEALTNAHKHGAEHRAHVLIRAGERDVELVVTNPMTNRASPQRPSADAESVGAGLGLIGLRERVAAVRGSIEIGAGLGGWRLAARLPFEEEDRP; via the coding sequence ATGGTCTCCTCCTCCGACGAGATGCACGATCCCTCCGATCCCCGTCCACGGTTGCCGGTGTGGGTCGGCGACGTCATCGCCGGGGCACTGGTCGTCGCAGCCACATTCGCGCCGGTGCCCGGCGAGCCGTATGCGATGCCCAGCCTCGTGACACTCACCGCGACAGGGATCGCCGCACTCGTCTTGCCGCTCAGGAGGCGATGGCCGGTCCCTGTCCTCGCGGCCTGCATCGCGCTCTACGGCGTCGTGGCGCTCGACGGAGTCCTCTCGTCTGGTGTCGGTCTCGCGGTGGCGATCGCGATGTTCGGGGTGACGAACCGGTCATCGCGCCGCAGCGGTCTGATCGTCATGGCGTGTGCGCTCGCCGCGGTCGTACTAGTCAGCATTCCGGCGACGATCGGCAGCCCCTTCGAACCACGCGTGTTCCAAGTCGCGTTCCTCGTCGCGGCAGCGGCCGCGGCCGGCGACGCCACCCGCTCCCGGCGGCAGTACATCCGTGCCATCACAGAACGTGCCGAACGCGCGGAGCGGACGCGGGAAGCCGAAGCCCAGCGACGCGTGAGCGAGGAGCGTCTCAAGATCGCGCGCGACCTGCACGACGCCGTTGCCCACCAGATCGCCGTCATCAGTCTGAACGCCGGCGTCGCGTCGACGACGATCGAGTCGAAGCCCGAACGGGCGAAAGCCGCCCTCTCGACAATTCGGAGTGCCGCGCGGACGGTGCTCGGGGAGATCGGCGACCTGCTCGCCGTCCTGCGCACCGAAGACGATCGGAAGACCGGCACGGCTCCCCAGCCGAGCCTCGCACGGGTCGACGAACTCGTCGGGCAGTTCGCGGCGGTCGGGCTCGACGTCAACGTCCGGATCGAAGGCGACCTCTCCCGCGTCGCAGGAACGGTCGACAGCGTCGGATACCGGGTGGTGCAAGAAGCGCTGACGAACGCACACAAGCACGGTGCGGAGCATCGCGCCCATGTCCTGATACGCGCCGGAGAGCGTGACGTCGAGCTCGTCGTCACGAACCCGATGACGAATCGGGCATCGCCGCAGCGCCCTTCAGCCGATGCGGAGTCCGTCGGCGCGGGACTCGGATTGATCGGATTGCGCGAGCGAGTCGCCGCGGTCCGCGGCAGTATTGAAATCGGCGCCGGCCTGGGGGGCTGGCGACTCGCCGCACGACTCCCCTTCGAAGAGGAGGATCGCCCGTGA
- a CDS encoding response regulator transcription factor, whose translation MIRVLVVDDQTLIRQAVVDILSDEPDITVVGEAADGNEAVTKSSELRPDVVLMDIRMPSLDGIASSAAITDDKRLGATRVLILTTFEEDEYVVAALRAGASGFIGKGAEPDELVRAVRAIHAGDALLSPAATKALIARHLKPEVVLQQHPALDQLTDREREVLLLVAKGQSNQDIAGGLFISPHTAKTHVNRIMSKLLAHDRAQLVIIAYESGLLTPGT comes from the coding sequence GTGATCCGCGTGCTCGTCGTCGATGACCAAACCCTCATCCGCCAGGCCGTCGTCGACATCCTCAGCGACGAGCCCGATATCACGGTGGTCGGCGAGGCGGCCGACGGCAACGAAGCCGTGACGAAGAGCAGCGAACTACGGCCCGATGTCGTCCTGATGGACATCCGAATGCCGTCGCTCGATGGAATCGCATCGTCGGCAGCCATCACTGATGACAAGCGCCTCGGCGCGACGCGGGTGCTGATCCTCACGACGTTCGAGGAGGACGAGTACGTCGTCGCGGCGCTCAGGGCGGGAGCGAGCGGCTTCATCGGGAAGGGCGCCGAACCCGACGAGCTCGTGCGCGCAGTGCGCGCGATCCACGCCGGCGATGCCCTGCTCTCCCCCGCGGCCACCAAAGCGCTCATCGCCCGCCACCTCAAGCCCGAAGTCGTGCTGCAGCAGCATCCGGCACTCGACCAGCTCACCGACCGCGAGCGCGAAGTCCTGCTGCTGGTGGCCAAGGGCCAGTCGAATCAAGACATCGCCGGTGGACTGTTCATCTCTCCGCACACCGCCAAGACGCATGTCAACCGCATCATGTCGAAACTTCTCGCCCATGATCGCGCGCAGCTCGTGATCATCGCGTACGAGTCGGGTCTGCTCACTCCCGGGACTTGA
- a CDS encoding MDR family MFS transporter produces MVTRSSTLAPADGATAASGKRHIGAVFAGLLVAMLLSSLDQTIFSTALPTIVGELDGVNHMLWVTTAYLVTATIMMPIYGKLGDLIGRKGLFIGALAIFVFGSVIGGLAPDMTWLIIARAVQGIGGGGLMILAQAIIADVVPVRERSKYMGFMGAVFGISSVAGPLLGGWFTEGVGWRWAFWINIPLGLAAILLAAIYLRLPKHDTKVRFDIWGTFTMAIAVTSIILIASWGGVEYDWSSPTILALIVVAAVFSGAFVFAEHKAAEPLIPLRLFKSRNFVLATIAGLIIGITMFGTLAYLPTYLQMVTGVNATESGLLMVAMVVGLMTTAILTGQLAARTGRYKWMPIASMGVIGVALALMSTLTVTTPLWLLLCYLFLLGAGVGLAMQILVLVVQNSFPDSQVGTATAANNFFREIGASLGAALVGALFTSRLTDLLSERAPAGGAGDLNSFTPAAVNELPDPIRDLIVGAYNDALTPVFAMLIPLAAVGLIVVLFIKEVPFRSTIEATADGQQDELGAAASLSNAPVAGAEAAARVLENSTQNLANSMRAGADRQERKS; encoded by the coding sequence ATGGTGACTCGTTCCAGTACTCTCGCCCCTGCCGACGGCGCCACCGCGGCGTCGGGCAAGCGCCACATCGGCGCGGTCTTCGCAGGGCTGCTCGTCGCCATGCTCCTGTCCTCCCTTGATCAGACGATCTTCTCGACCGCCCTGCCCACGATCGTGGGCGAGCTCGACGGCGTGAACCACATGCTGTGGGTGACCACGGCCTACCTCGTCACCGCGACCATCATGATGCCGATCTACGGAAAACTCGGCGACCTCATCGGCCGCAAGGGCTTGTTCATCGGCGCCCTGGCGATCTTCGTCTTTGGCTCGGTGATCGGCGGACTCGCCCCCGACATGACCTGGCTGATCATCGCCCGCGCGGTCCAGGGCATCGGAGGAGGCGGCCTCATGATCCTTGCTCAGGCCATCATCGCCGACGTCGTCCCGGTTCGCGAACGATCGAAGTACATGGGCTTCATGGGCGCGGTGTTCGGCATCTCCAGCGTCGCCGGCCCCCTCCTGGGCGGATGGTTCACCGAAGGTGTCGGGTGGCGCTGGGCGTTCTGGATCAACATCCCCCTCGGCCTCGCCGCTATCCTGCTCGCGGCCATCTATCTCCGCCTGCCCAAGCACGATACGAAGGTGCGCTTCGACATCTGGGGCACGTTCACGATGGCGATCGCCGTCACCTCGATCATCCTGATCGCCTCGTGGGGCGGAGTCGAGTACGACTGGAGCTCGCCCACCATCCTGGCGCTCATCGTGGTGGCCGCAGTCTTCAGCGGGGCATTCGTCTTCGCCGAGCACAAGGCCGCTGAGCCGCTCATCCCGCTCCGACTTTTCAAGAGCCGCAACTTCGTCCTGGCGACCATCGCCGGGCTCATCATCGGCATCACCATGTTCGGCACCCTCGCCTACCTGCCGACCTACCTCCAGATGGTCACAGGGGTCAATGCCACCGAGTCCGGCCTGCTCATGGTGGCGATGGTGGTCGGGCTCATGACCACGGCGATCCTCACCGGACAGCTCGCCGCCAGGACCGGCCGCTACAAGTGGATGCCGATCGCGAGCATGGGCGTCATCGGGGTCGCACTCGCGCTGATGTCGACGCTCACCGTGACCACTCCTCTCTGGCTTCTGCTCTGCTACCTGTTCCTGCTTGGAGCGGGTGTCGGGCTGGCGATGCAGATCCTCGTTCTCGTAGTGCAGAACTCGTTCCCGGACAGCCAGGTCGGCACCGCCACCGCTGCGAACAACTTCTTCCGCGAGATCGGCGCTTCACTCGGCGCAGCGCTCGTCGGCGCCTTGTTCACCTCGCGCCTCACCGACCTTCTCAGCGAGAGAGCGCCGGCCGGTGGTGCCGGGGATCTGAACTCGTTCACGCCCGCCGCCGTGAACGAACTGCCCGATCCGATCCGCGACCTGATCGTCGGGGCATACAACGACGCCCTGACGCCGGTATTCGCAATGCTCATCCCCCTCGCCGCAGTCGGTCTGATCGTCGTCCTCTTCATCAAGGAAGTACCCTTCCGATCGACGATCGAGGCTACGGCGGACGGGCAACAGGATGAGCTGGGAGCGGCCGCGTCACTGTCGAATGCCCCGGTCGCCGGGGCTGAGGCGGCCGCACGCGTTCTGGAAAACTCCACACAGAATCTCGCCAACAGCATGCGCGCCGGCGCCGACCGACAGGAGCGAAAGTCATGA
- a CDS encoding ABC transporter permease, whose protein sequence is MSAITNTFRSKTRTLLTILSIFIGAFTLSITSGLGTGINAYIADTVSGVGASNAMTVTKASESAGDPFAGDGGPAEYDRDAVATGIPGTTVIALTTDDITTIAGIDGVVSVDAQRNLTPDFVQFADGAKYVASVGSLVAGQTTLLTEGVQPDDDSADAQVAIPHAYVVPLGFADDQAALGQTVTIGITDALRAEHRIEATVVGVTEEALASPTGSSLLTNAALNDALFDAQSTGLPEDEADRYSQATVWFDPGADADQIDALKQRLAAEGFTGTTVADQLGMVTSVIDGIVLVLNAFAIIALLAAAFGIVNTLYMSVQERTREIGLMKAMGMGSGKVFGLFSLEATFIGFLGSAIGVLVAMGAGTALSAVLADSLLADLPGLTLIAFDPTSILSIILLVMGIAFLAGTLPAARAARADPVDSLRYE, encoded by the coding sequence GTGTCAGCGATCACCAACACGTTCCGATCGAAGACCCGCACATTGCTCACGATCCTCTCGATCTTCATCGGCGCCTTCACGTTGAGCATTACGAGCGGCCTCGGCACCGGTATCAACGCGTACATCGCCGACACCGTTTCGGGGGTCGGCGCATCCAATGCGATGACGGTCACGAAGGCGAGCGAGAGCGCGGGTGACCCGTTCGCCGGCGATGGCGGACCCGCGGAATACGACCGGGATGCCGTCGCCACCGGCATCCCCGGAACGACCGTGATCGCACTCACTACCGACGACATCACGACGATCGCCGGCATCGATGGAGTCGTGAGCGTCGACGCGCAGCGCAACCTCACGCCCGACTTCGTGCAGTTCGCCGACGGCGCGAAGTACGTCGCGTCCGTCGGGAGCCTCGTCGCAGGGCAGACGACACTCCTCACAGAGGGGGTTCAACCCGACGATGACAGTGCAGACGCCCAGGTCGCGATTCCGCACGCATACGTGGTACCCCTCGGGTTCGCCGACGACCAAGCGGCACTCGGCCAGACGGTGACCATCGGCATCACCGATGCGCTCCGCGCGGAGCACCGAATCGAGGCGACCGTCGTCGGCGTGACGGAGGAAGCCCTGGCTTCACCCACGGGCTCAAGCCTGCTGACGAACGCGGCACTGAACGACGCGCTCTTCGACGCGCAATCGACGGGCCTTCCCGAGGACGAGGCCGACCGCTACTCCCAGGCGACGGTCTGGTTCGATCCCGGCGCCGACGCAGACCAGATCGACGCGCTGAAGCAGCGCCTCGCGGCAGAAGGGTTCACGGGAACGACCGTCGCCGACCAACTCGGTATGGTCACGAGCGTGATCGACGGCATCGTCCTCGTGCTGAACGCGTTCGCGATCATCGCCCTCCTCGCTGCCGCTTTTGGAATCGTGAACACGCTCTACATGTCCGTCCAGGAACGAACGCGGGAGATCGGACTCATGAAGGCGATGGGGATGGGCAGCGGCAAGGTCTTCGGTCTCTTCAGCCTCGAGGCCACGTTCATCGGCTTCCTCGGCAGCGCGATCGGGGTCCTTGTCGCGATGGGTGCGGGCACCGCGCTCAGCGCCGTGCTCGCCGACTCTCTACTCGCCGACCTCCCGGGGCTGACGCTGATCGCATTCGATCCCACCTCGATCCTCTCGATCATCCTGCTCGTCATGGGTATCGCGTTCCTCGCCGGCACGCTTCCGGCGGCTCGAGCAGCGCGGGCCGACCCCGTGGACTCGCTTCGCTACGAATAG